A single genomic interval of Heterodontus francisci isolate sHetFra1 chromosome 45, sHetFra1.hap1, whole genome shotgun sequence harbors:
- the LOC137356264 gene encoding zinc finger protein 436-like, producing the protein MSHNAPPPGRVVAKNPASPAALLSDWPTGSVSGGHVGENTRQAAPGCRAGGGAAAAHTPAEAWPRLRTRGGGAARCIVGAVVQRGGVERRRRHLDCSKEQLLLLFDCWSRFIFERKRPRGDSRMEDSWPVAEAALCSPEIFRNRMAAGRTDEEEEEEEKGAAEQTDPVAGRKSFICSQCGRSFECFARLQEHLPAHREKEPVECRDCGRWFARLSDLLRHRPRHTGDWPLRCEVCGRGFGRAHALGVHRRVHTGERPYRCPECGRGFAQRANLATHRRRAHTGERPHRCADCGRGFADLASARRHAACHAGERPLPCGGCSQAFRRPSALAEHRRREHGDERPHACQTCGKRFSQAAGLSAHRRVHTGERPYACETCGRRFGRSSSLADHRRVHTGERPHACETCGKRFGRPFSLAAHRRVHTGEKPHACAMCGKRFGCASNLAVHRRAHTGENPYRCRTCGKEFSQPSSFSRHNAAHRAESGSPGPRQRQTDGNDKASSVQRP; encoded by the exons ATGTCCCACAATGCGCCGCCGCCGGGCAGGGTCGTGGCGAAGAACCCCGCCTCCCCGGCCGCCCTCCTCTCTGATTGGCCCACGGGCAGCGTGTCTGGTGGGCACGTGGGTGAAAATACGCGTCAGGCGGCTCCGGGCTGCCGGGCTGGGGGCGGGGCCGCAGCTGCGCACACGCCTGCGGAGGCGTGGCCGCGCCTGCGCACAAGGGGCGGAGGCGCAGCGCGGTGTATTGTGGGGGCTGTAGTCCAGAGGGGGGGGGTTGAGAGGAGGCGCCGCCATCTTGATTGCAGCAAGGAGCAATTATTGTTGCTATTCGACTGTTGGAGCCGGTTCATCTTCGAGAGGAAGAGGCCCAG GGGGGACAGCCGAATGGAGGATTCCTGGCCGGTGGCGGAGGCCGCCCTTTGTTCTCCGGAGATCTTTCGGAACAGGATGGCTGCTGGTCGCactgacgaggaggaggaggaggaggagaagggggcagCGGAGCAGACGGACCCCGTGGCCGGCCGGAAGAGTTTCATCTGCTCCCAGTGCGGGAGGAGCTTCGAGTGTTTCGCCCGGCTGCAGGAGCACCTCCCGGCGCACCGGGAGAAGGAGCCGGTGGAGTGCCGGGACTGCGGCCGCTGGTTCGCCCGCCTCTCCGACCTGCTCAGGCACCGGCCCCGCCACACCGGCGACTGGCCGCTGCGCTGCGAGGTCTGCGGCCGGGGGTTCGGCCGGGCGCACGCGCTGGGCGTCCACCGGCGGGTCCACACCGGCGAGAGGCCGTACCGGTGCCCCGAGTGCGGCCGCGGCTTCGCCCAGCGCGCCAACCTGGCCACGCACCGGCGGCGGgcccacaccggggagaggccgcaCCGGTGCGCAGACTGCGGGCGGGGCTTCGCCGATCTGGCGAGCGCTCGGCGACACGCGGCCTGCCACGCCGGCGAGCGCCCCCTCCCCTGCGGCGGCTGCAGCCAGGCCTTCCGGCGGCCCTCCGCCCTGGCGGAGCACCGGCGGCGCGAACACGGCGATGAGCGGCCCCACGCCTGCCAGACGTGCGGCAAGCGCTTCAGCCAGGCGGCCGGCCTGTCGGCCCACCGGCGGgtgcacaccggggagaggccgtacGCCTGCGAGACCTGCGGCAGGCGCTTCGGCCGCTCGTCCTCGCTGGCCGACCACCGGCGGGTGCACACCGGGGAGCGGCCGCACGCCTGCGAGACCTGCGGCAAGCGCTTCGGCCGGCCCTTCTCGCTGGCCGCGCACCGGCGCGTGCACACGGGGGAGAAGCCCCACGCCTGTGCCATGTGCGGCAAGCGCTTCGGCTGCGCCTCCAACCTCGCCGTCCACCGGCGCGCCCACACCGGCGAGAACCCCTACCGCTGCCGGACCTGCGGCAAAGAGTTCAGCCAGCCCTCCAGCTTCAGCCGGCACAACGCCGCGCACCGCGCCGAGAGCGGGTCACCGGGACCCAGGCAGCGGCAGACAGACGGGAACGACAAAGCGTCGTCAGTCCAGCGGCCGTGA